In Pleuronectes platessa chromosome 8, fPlePla1.1, whole genome shotgun sequence, the genomic stretch TCCCAAATTGTCTTCATCCCAATATCTTATTTGTCGCTCAAACGCTCAGGTGGAATCAAACTGTCCATGTTGGTGCCTGGTCCAGTGAACACGTCAATATGTCTGAGGAAACGACTGACATTATTGAACAACAAGGTGTGTCCATGGGGGACTAATGCGATTGCTTTTAAGCCATTGATTTTTCAGAGAAAATGTCAATGTATTCATTATTCATTCGACCAAAGAGTATGCATGTGATGTTGAGCTTTAAAGAAGGCCATTCATTGTttgagacacacatacagacagatttATTGACAGGTTATCAATCCTGGTATGTTGATATGATGGGGGGAGGATACATGTCCATGCTACACAAAGGTGGAGCTGAAGCAGAAAAACTGAGCGTGAATTAGCAACGTTGGTGTTACCATGTAgcatatatatatgattttatgTCTTTACAGTTCTATTACCTCTCCTcacttccaccaaggaggttaggtATTCAACCCAatcagtttgtttgttagatggtttgtatgtttgactgtgtgcaagtaagattacacaaaacactGAGCGGCATTtcacaaaacttggtgaaaggatgcagAATGTGTCAGGAATGaaccttttgagttttggtgcagatccggatcagtatttgatatatatacatattatttattagttccacataatggaaaaaaaacaggcatCACAGGAAAGAAACCATATTCAGAAAGGTCCTCCACCAAACTTTGGTAGGCTTATTTGCTTGCTCCTTTTTAATTTGTCCCATCATGCACCGCATGGATACTCACATTTGCAGTGCGTGTCGCAGAGTGCAGCCTGTCTCATGTCACAGAGGCGTATTGAGCCCTTGCTGCTGCTGTAGGCAAAGGTGTGACAGTGCTGGGGATGAAACTCGGCTGAGGTGATCAcctccgtcagctcctccatgttggctGGTTTGATGTCCACAATGTCTGAGAGACAGGCTTTAAGGACAATGTCCGACTTGTGGACAGCGAACATAAAACTCAAGTTACTTACAACTCAAACTCATGGGTTAGTGTCCGCCCCTTTGACAATGTAGCTCCTAAACATAAACATTACGTTATTTACACTATTATGAGGATACTGAAGCTGCGATCAGTGATCTCCAGGTTCCACAGGTTGACCCTGAGGTCGTCAGTGGAGATGTACGTCTGGAAGTCGGAGTTGACGGAGATGGAGTTGATGTGGTAGGTGTGGGCATTGCTGAACACACGCTTCGCTGTAGCCTCAACCATCAGGTCCATGGGCTGCAGCACCGGCACCTATTGGAGAAGGCGGTTCAGTTAGAAACAGGTGAAGAAGAAATGTGAAGTACTACTGAAAAGGAAAACGGGACTATGTGAAAAATTGACTGATACATTATTTGGTGTTGTTCAAAAACTGGTTTCTGAAAAGCTCTCTTAGAGGTTTATCTGTCATGCATGTGGCTTCTTGCTTGTATagaagtttgtgtgtttggaatattctctgtgtgtgtgtgtgtgtgtgtgtgtgtgtgtgtgtgtgtgtttgtgtttgtgcacaacCCCAGGGATTCATATGACATTTACTCCACAAATCTTAATGTAACAGAGTCGGTGGGGCTGAGGAGCTGCGGGCTGTTTGATGAGCTGGTTCAATCAGACTGTGAATATCTGTTTGCTACACTGTTACTCAGTTATCTCACCGCACATACTTCTCctcagtttctctctccctctcactgtctatctcactctctctctctctctctctctctctctctctctctctctgtgtctctatatGTCTCCATATGTCTCATGTTCAAGTCCTGTTCTATGGTTTCTGTGTtttggagagaaagagagacagagagaatcaatgtgggtttgtgtgtgtgtgtgagcaagcAAGAGCGAGAAGGAGAGACAAGAGAAAGTAGAGGAGGTGGAAAGAGAGATGGCCCGAGGGCATCGCTAGGCCCTGCTGAGGAATGATAACTGAACTCTGCAAAATTAAGGCaagctctttctttctctccctctctcttgcacatacacactcacacatatgcacacacacatatatatacacacacagagtttcacACTGCTGCTCCATATCAAAGACCCCCAGTACCAGTCTGCATGCAGCCCCCCGTTGGCCAGATAAAACCCagacaaagagaggagggaggggagggagagaggcgaACAAATCGGCTgcgtcttttctctttctctccatcgtCGCTGGCACCGACAGAGAGACATGGcagcccagcaggctgctgtATCTCCATGGGTGTCACTTCATTTCCATGTCTTTCAATGGCCGTCCAGAGAGACGTGGACTGTATTAACCCATAACCCCCAAACACTGACAGCTACACTGCTCCGCTTGGCCCCTGCACCTTCACAACACCCTAATGCATCCTCATCCTTacatcatttaaagaatatttaaaaaaaattgaataatttaTCATATGTTTCCTTCTTTTACACTTAACTATCTACAACAGACATTTTTTACTCTTAAAGCAGAACAAGACAAAAGCGAAAATATAGAAATTTTGATCAATTTTTGTGTTTGAGGGAGATTATAAATGATGACCTCATTATCTGGCTACATTTTTGAATTAATGTTTCCGAGTTGCACCCTCTGCTCTTTCTCGCCCTGAGCAGATTTCACAGCCTCTAAACAGGATTGCCACAGTCCCGGCCTGTCCTCCAGGTTGCTATGATCCCCTGGCCAGCCAGACAAAGAGGGACAGACACGCTGAACACAGCACTAATCTActgtggcagacacacacacacagacacacacacacacaatcacacacacacacacagtgcccgCCTTCTTTGTGTGAAAAGTGTTTTGCAGAGTGATAAGAATGAGACTCAGAGCGAGAGAAAAAATAATTTTCACCTCATTGCACATATCGATCACTCATTCTCACTTTCTTCTGCCAGTCTGAGTTCAAATTTGCCCAAACATGGATGTTGGATGGTGTCTATCTGACCAGCACTGAAACACACCATATGATCATCAGCTGCTATTTAAAAGAGAAACGCTGTCGACTTTGAGATAtgaaatacatatacatatacacaacagcatgtgttgCTAAGATGTTCGTGCAGGATTAAAGGCGATAACGACTGAATGCTAAATGTCGATTTAATCAGCTTATCTGTACTTTTCTTATTCAGACCTCAGACCATTCTTTGTGCAAACTGAGGATAGGCTTTTGTCCGTTCGAAATGTGtgcaaatgataaaaaaaatatatttcttactatattttttacattttgagaaaTACACTTGGTCACTTTCCTACCAAGAGTAAGGTGATGATGAATGATTTACTTATACcattctcgtgtgtgtgtgtatagatagTAGCTTAGCTTAGCGTGGACACTAGGAGAAACAGCTAGCCTTGCTCTGACTAAGGTCAACATAGTTCACCTATCAGCACCTCTAAAGCTCAATAACTAACACTTTATGTATCATAACTTTAAATAATATTGACACTTCATGAGACTGCACGGTATCATAGTGGTCAGTCAGCAAtgtttacctccgccaaggagtttattttttcatccaCTAATCCTGTTTGATAATTAGCTTGCTTATGCAAGAACTACTGGAGGGATTACCACTAAACTTGGTTTTAGAGGACTGATTTATGAGATtctacaatttggtgcagatccaaaaaacaaatctagtgaatttaaatatggttaaTAAGGGAACAGAGGTATGCCCTCTCCGAGGACCCTTTGagttatgcatgtgtgtgcatggttttCTCCTAGTTCTCCAACAttcagtccaaacacatgcagcttaggttaactatatacaaatatagGTGTGAATATGACTGTTCATGGTTGTTTGCTGCTTTAAATCAGCCTTGATACGCTGCCAACTTCAGTAGAGTATAtcctgcctctcgcccaataTCCGCTGGGATTTGTTCCTGTGACCCTCAAGAGATAAACAgtatggatgatggatggattaaACTTAATGGATCTTGTGGGTTTCCATTCCTTCTAAAGGAAGCCTATAAGGTGGCTTAGGTGGTAGCTTGaaatgatttgattttgtttccATAGAAGATTGATGTTTTTCCTGTTGTCAGATCGTGACCTGCAGTTTTACTCTGAGCCAAACAGTTACATTTGAACACACCAGCAAGACAGAGTAGAAGTGTGTACTAGAGTGCATATGACGTTGGCTGGTGTTAGACCTGATGGTGTTGTGTGACCTGTCCTTACCCGTAGCGAGGTGATGGTCGACGGGTCTCGGATCCGTCCGTCTTCATCCTTCAGGTTGTAGCCCTCTGGACGCTTGTCTCTCTCACTGATCTTCCACAGCTTCACCGTCTTGTCTGAGATGGATAcatcacacaaaccacacacaaaaatcacacacaGAAACTGGCTCACCACGGTAAAACTCAGTTACAAGATGGATGCGGGGGCTGGGCAGCCAATCTGGCATGTAGCTGGGCAAGAGCCAGCAAGGATGATGAATGGTTGCTGCTGTGTAGATACTGATGTACTGATATCATTCTACATGTTGACTGCATTTCTCTGCTCCAGTATACGCTCCCTCTGAAAAAAGCCATCTGTCCGGCTTTTCAATTCTGCATCACGTAGACACCAGTTACATCCCGGTGTCTCGGTCTAGTGAAAGTGGTTGTCAGCAGCAGTCAGGTTgttgctttttttccccttttaatTTCCACAGTGAGTATTGGTGTCAGAGCAGCGAGGCCATCGCCACAGGAACCTGCACCATCTGCCCCAGCCACCGCTAGCACTCCTGGAGCAGTCATGCATGAAGCACCACAATCTGCAAGATGTCTCTCTGCTGATGTGTATGTGTCTTCTAAGGCAAGCGTACATGTATGGGGTGCGAtgatttgatatatatatgtgtgtgagtgtgttgcctGCTGTGGCAGCCATGCATGAAGTACTCAATCTGAACGGCCCCGGCTGGTGGCACCTGCTCCGTCAAGCGAAACACCAATATGCTCACAGAGATAGTGATTCTGAATTGATATTAATAACGTCTCCTTTTATCTCAGCTGTAATTCTGACTATTCTGTGGAGTGAGGAATGAATCACGCCTTCAGCAAACACTCAGCTGAGTGACTGACCATTGGTGGAGAGCAAGAAGTAGGCGGCGTTCTGCTGAGGAAGCCATTTGATCTTGTTGATCTTCTCCTCGATCTCCAAACTCTTCAGGTAGTCAAACTCCGGCTCGTGGCTCTggaatgtgctgtaaacattGTACTCCCCTCTGCGCTGGGGCTGGCTCTTACtctgaaggaggaagaggcgaCAGAGATAAGGTTACAGAAAGATtacatgataaataataaaagtaacTTTACTTATATTGCAACCTATAAAACAGGGTTTACAAAAAAGACAGCATCATGTAAAGGCAGTAAGAActaataaaagcaataaaactTAAAGACAGATGAAAAGCTAAAATCACATAAAGGCAAGTCTGTAAAAATGGGTTTTAAGAAGTAATTTAAAAGAAGTCACTGGATCTAAAAGCCTTATCTCCCCAAGCAGCATTAGACTTCAACTTTGCAATGACCAGAAGGCCCCAGCTGAAGATCTAAGGCTCTGAGCTGGATCGTATAGGGCCAACATTTCTACTGTGTTGTTTGGGGCCAGAATAAGGCAAGCTTTAAAAGTGATCTGTAAAACCCTAAAATCCATTCTAAAGCAAACAGGGAGCCAACGGAGAGAAGCCGGGATTGGTGTGATGTCTTATATTTAAATCAGTAAGAGGCCAAGCTGCTGCGTTCTGAACTAGTCGGacgcaagagagagagacttttgaATTATGCCAGAGAGACGGGCGTCAAAGTCGGCCTGTTGTTTACATCAAATGTGTTATGGAGAGATTCATTCCTTTAGTTGTTTAGGAAATATACTTACTCTCTCCAGCAGCCAGTTACCATAGCTTCACAtaaagatttaagatttaaaagGATAACAAATATGTCGTATTTATACTGAATGAGCATTGAATTCAAAATGCTATTTCTATGGCTTCTCCATTGTATTAAATAACAATTCTAAATGTGTTTCAAATGCTAGGATCATTGGGATCTTAACTGTTATTCCGAATGGAGTGGTTAAAAACTATGCTTCTGCATAAAACATGATGTAATGATAGTGGTTACAGAAAATGTTATCATTTGTGGTGACATTTAGATTTCCAACCatcagtccttttcaaaatacacCTTCCCTTGTTATTTAAAGGCAACTTTAATGTTTCAAGGCTGTGAAATCCTCTCAGCATAAGGGCAGCGTAATTAGCGTAGCATTGTTGGCATTTCCTACCTCCTGCTCCCGCTGGAAGACGACAACTCTGCCTCCTTTATCCCCGGTGGCCAACAGCTCCCCCGATGGGTTAAACTCCACCGTTGAGATaatgtcagctgcagcagaggaagcagaaagggagaggagggggagaaaatgTCAGTGTGGACAAAAGCTGTCAAGGTAGACGtcagacaaaaagaaagagcTTTCAAGTCCGATGCGGTGCAGGGATTTCCAGAAAACACAagaggggaaggggaggggaaTCTCGTGACAAACCCATAGAGGACTCTGTGGCACTGTTACCCTACTTTTGCAGAAATATGGGTTAGGACAAACCACAGGATGAGTCACTGCATGATATCAACTAATGTACACCGTGTCTCATTGAAGTGAGCCAATCGTTGTCATTTAATTGCACTTCTGCTTTTTATAGGGCTCTTCCACCACTATAATAATGCCATTCCTCAGTCTCCTGTTGGCTGCAAGACCCTGTGCTGCTCCAAGACTCTACTGCTCCTTcgttaaaaaaggtcataaacctTTAAAATAGGTTCTCCTTTGCGGATGACATATGTTACGCCTACTTTTTAACTTCCAATCTGTGCAGTGCACTATCTGGACAAAAGAAATATAACGCTTGTAAGATATAATTGCCTTCTTTTGTCTACACCCCTGacgtttctctgtgtctctgcatagCTCCAGTTTAATTCTAACAAAAAGTAAATAACAGACACCTACCCTTAAGGTagcttctcctctccttctcaaaGACATACATCTGCTCGTATTTAGGAGAGGCTAATGGTGACTGTAATTATTATACAGCCTT encodes the following:
- the LOC128445718 gene encoding serine/threonine-protein phosphatase 2A 55 kDa regulatory subunit B beta isoform isoform X2; protein product: MEEESDTRKINNSFLRDHNYATEADIISTVEFNPSGELLATGDKGGRVVVFQREQESKSQPQRRGEYNVYSTFQSHEPEFDYLKSLEIEEKINKIKWLPQQNAAYFLLSTNDKTVKLWKISERDKRPEGYNLKDEDGRIRDPSTITSLRVPVLQPMDLMVEATAKRVFSNAHTYHINSISVNSDFQTYISTDDLRVNLWNLEITDRSFNIVDIKPANMEELTEVITSAEFHPQHCHTFAYSSSKGSIRLCDMRQAALCDTHCKYFEEPEDPSTRSFFSEIISSISDVKFSHNGRYLMTRDYLTVKVWDLQMENKPLETYQVHDYLRGKLCSLYENDCIFDKFECVWNGTDSVIMTGSYNNFFRMFDRNTKRDVTLEASRENSKPRAILKPRKVCVGGKRRKDEISVDSLDFSKKILHTTWHPHENIIAVAATNNLYIFQDKVN
- the LOC128445718 gene encoding serine/threonine-protein phosphatase 2A 55 kDa regulatory subunit B beta isoform isoform X3, encoding MSVQLPSDIISTVEFNPSGELLATGDKGGRVVVFQREQESKSQPQRRGEYNVYSTFQSHEPEFDYLKSLEIEEKINKIKWLPQQNAAYFLLSTNDKTVKLWKISERDKRPEGYNLKDEDGRIRDPSTITSLRVPVLQPMDLMVEATAKRVFSNAHTYHINSISVNSDFQTYISTDDLRVNLWNLEITDRSFNIVDIKPANMEELTEVITSAEFHPQHCHTFAYSSSKGSIRLCDMRQAALCDTHCKYFEEPEDPSTRSFFSEIISSISDVKFSHNGRYLMTRDYLTVKVWDLQMENKPLETYQVHDYLRGKLCSLYENDCIFDKFECVWNGTDSVIMTGSYNNFFRMFDRNTKRDVTLEASRENSKPRAILKPRKVCVGGKRRKDEISVDSLDFSKKILHTTWHPHENIIAVAATNNLYIFQDKVN
- the LOC128445718 gene encoding serine/threonine-protein phosphatase 2A 55 kDa regulatory subunit B beta isoform isoform X1: MKCFSRYLPYLFRPPSTILSSTCHTEADIISTVEFNPSGELLATGDKGGRVVVFQREQESKSQPQRRGEYNVYSTFQSHEPEFDYLKSLEIEEKINKIKWLPQQNAAYFLLSTNDKTVKLWKISERDKRPEGYNLKDEDGRIRDPSTITSLRVPVLQPMDLMVEATAKRVFSNAHTYHINSISVNSDFQTYISTDDLRVNLWNLEITDRSFNIVDIKPANMEELTEVITSAEFHPQHCHTFAYSSSKGSIRLCDMRQAALCDTHCKYFEEPEDPSTRSFFSEIISSISDVKFSHNGRYLMTRDYLTVKVWDLQMENKPLETYQVHDYLRGKLCSLYENDCIFDKFECVWNGTDSVIMTGSYNNFFRMFDRNTKRDVTLEASRENSKPRAILKPRKVCVGGKRRKDEISVDSLDFSKKILHTTWHPHENIIAVAATNNLYIFQDKVN